In one Modestobacter sp. L9-4 genomic region, the following are encoded:
- the carA gene encoding glutamine-hydrolyzing carbamoyl-phosphate synthase small subunit, whose translation MTQAILVLEDGRTFRGESYGATGTTVGEAVFSTGMTGYQETLTDPSYAGQIITMTAPHVGNTGVNGEDDESRRMWVAGFVVRDPARRPANWRATGSLDDELVAQGVVGISGIDTRALTRHLRDRGAMRAGISTELDQAELLARVTASDSMTGADLAPGVSASEPYVVPAVGEKRFTIAALDLGIKTATPRYLAELGVETHVLPATSTAAQLLEAGIDGVFVSNGPGDPAAADYAVEAVRGVLEARRPLFGICFGNQILGRALGLGTYKLRFGHRGLNQPVLDRVSGTVRVTSHNHGFAVDAPLDRPTDTPFGPVEVSHVGLNDQVVEGLRLLETPAFSVQFHPEAAAGPHDANPLFGRFVDLMEANKEGSAVTPAPVVESSTGEKA comes from the coding sequence GTGACACAGGCGATCCTCGTGCTCGAGGACGGACGGACGTTCCGCGGCGAGTCCTACGGCGCGACCGGCACCACGGTCGGCGAGGCGGTGTTCTCCACCGGGATGACCGGCTACCAGGAGACGCTCACCGACCCCAGCTATGCCGGCCAGATCATCACGATGACGGCGCCGCACGTCGGCAACACCGGCGTGAACGGCGAGGACGACGAGAGCCGCCGCATGTGGGTGGCCGGTTTCGTCGTCCGCGACCCCGCCCGCCGCCCGGCGAACTGGCGCGCCACCGGCAGCCTGGACGACGAGCTCGTGGCCCAGGGCGTCGTGGGCATCAGCGGCATCGACACCCGCGCGCTGACCCGGCACCTGCGCGACCGCGGCGCCATGCGCGCGGGCATCAGCACCGAGCTGGACCAGGCGGAGCTGCTGGCCCGGGTGACGGCGAGCGACTCGATGACCGGCGCGGACCTCGCCCCCGGCGTCAGCGCCAGCGAGCCCTACGTCGTCCCGGCGGTGGGGGAGAAGCGGTTCACCATCGCCGCCCTCGACCTCGGCATCAAGACCGCCACCCCGCGGTACCTGGCCGAGCTCGGTGTGGAGACCCACGTGCTCCCGGCCACCTCCACTGCCGCGCAGCTGCTCGAGGCCGGCATCGACGGCGTCTTCGTCTCCAACGGCCCCGGCGACCCGGCGGCCGCGGACTACGCGGTCGAGGCGGTGCGCGGGGTGCTGGAGGCCCGCCGTCCGCTGTTCGGCATCTGCTTCGGCAACCAGATCCTCGGCCGTGCGCTGGGCCTGGGCACCTACAAGCTGCGCTTCGGCCACCGCGGGCTCAACCAGCCGGTGCTCGACCGGGTCAGCGGCACGGTGCGGGTCACCAGCCACAACCACGGCTTCGCCGTCGACGCCCCGCTGGACCGGCCCACCGACACCCCGTTCGGCCCGGTCGAGGTCAGCCACGTGGGTCTCAACGACCAGGTCGTCGAGGGGCTGCGGCTGCTGGAGACCCCGGCGTTCAGCGTGCAGTTCCACCCCGAGGCCGCGGCCGGCCCGCACGACGCCAACCCGCTGTTCGGTCGCTTCGTCGACCTGATGGAAGCCAACAAGGAGGGCAGCGCGGTGACGCCTGCACCCGTCGTCGAGTCGAGCACGGGGGAGAAGGCCTGA
- the carB gene encoding carbamoyl-phosphate synthase large subunit, with protein sequence MPKRTDLEHVLVIGSGPIVIGQASEFDYSGTQACRVLKAEGLRVSLVNSNPATIMTDPEVADATYIEPLTPEFVERVIAKERPDAVLATLGGQTALNIAIGLFENGVLDKYGVQLIGADVEAINRGEDRQRFKDIVRSIGADAPRSTVCGTVEEAIATAEEVGYPVVIRPSFTMGGLGSGIATDEPMLRRMAGHGLADSPVHTVLIEESVLGWKEYELELMRDRSDNVVVICSIENIDAMGVHTGDSVTVAPAMTLTDREYQTMRDVGIAVLREVGVETGGCNIQFAVQPETGRLVVIEMNPRVSRSSALASKATGFPIAKIAAKLAIGYTLDEITNDITGVTPASFEPSLDYVVVKIPRFAFEKFPGADPRLTTTMKSVGEVMAMGRNFTEALGKAMRSTETSAAGFWTDTAEPADAATLVEKLRTPVDGRLYTAQRALAAGATVAEVSAASGYDEWFVDQIALVNEIGEELRESPSLTPELLRRAKRHGLSDRQVAALRPELAGEDGVRVLRWRLGIRPVYKTVDTCAAEFAAKTPYHYSSYDEETEVEPRTKAAVLILGSGPNRIGQGVEFDYSCVHAVMALQDAGYEAVMVNCNPETVSTDYDTADRLYFEPLTFEDVLEVVEAERAAGPVAGVICTLGGQTPLALAQRLKDAGVPVLGTSPEAIDAAEDRGEFSRVLSDTGLLAPKHGMATTFAQAQDIAATIGYPVLVRPSYVLGGRGMEIVYDDATLESYIRKATDVSTDHPVLVDRFLEDAIEIDVDALYDGTDLYLGGVMEHIEEAGIHSGDSACALPPITLGGADLRGIRAATEALAARIGVRGLMNVQYALKDDVLYVLEANPRASRTVPFVSKATAVQLAKAAARIAVGETIASLRTAGVLPATGDGTDLPVDGPISVKEAVLPFHRFRTVEGQGVDTILGPEMKSTGEVMGIDAEFGTAFAKSQAAAYGDLPTSGTVFVSLANRDKRSAVFPVKRLADLGFRVLATEGTAQVLRRNGVACEVVGKFSDGPGNCVERIQAGEVDLVVNTPFGTPGNGGPRLDGYEIRAAAVGMGIPCITTVQGMAATVQGVEALQRGDLGVRSLQELHQVLADAQAAKALG encoded by the coding sequence ATGCCCAAGCGCACCGACCTGGAGCACGTCCTGGTCATCGGCTCCGGCCCGATCGTCATCGGCCAGGCCAGCGAGTTCGACTACTCCGGCACCCAGGCGTGCCGGGTGCTCAAGGCCGAGGGGCTGCGGGTCAGCCTGGTCAACAGCAACCCGGCGACGATCATGACCGACCCCGAGGTCGCCGACGCCACCTACATCGAGCCGCTGACCCCGGAGTTCGTCGAGCGCGTCATCGCCAAGGAGCGCCCGGACGCGGTCCTCGCGACCCTCGGCGGGCAGACCGCGCTGAACATCGCCATCGGCCTGTTCGAGAACGGCGTGCTGGACAAGTACGGCGTCCAGCTCATCGGCGCCGACGTCGAGGCGATCAACCGCGGTGAGGACCGGCAGCGGTTCAAGGACATCGTCCGCTCGATCGGCGCCGACGCCCCGCGGTCCACGGTGTGCGGCACCGTCGAGGAGGCGATCGCCACCGCCGAGGAGGTCGGCTACCCCGTCGTCATCCGGCCCTCCTTCACCATGGGCGGGCTCGGCTCGGGCATCGCCACCGACGAGCCGATGCTGCGCCGGATGGCCGGTCACGGCCTGGCCGACTCCCCGGTCCACACCGTCCTCATCGAGGAGTCGGTGCTGGGCTGGAAGGAGTACGAGCTCGAGCTGATGCGCGACCGCAGCGACAACGTGGTGGTCATCTGCTCGATCGAGAACATCGACGCGATGGGCGTGCACACCGGTGACTCCGTCACCGTCGCCCCGGCGATGACGCTCACCGACCGCGAGTACCAGACCATGCGCGACGTCGGCATCGCCGTGCTGCGCGAGGTCGGCGTGGAGACCGGCGGCTGCAACATCCAGTTCGCCGTGCAGCCCGAGACCGGGCGCCTCGTCGTCATCGAGATGAACCCGCGGGTGTCCCGCTCCAGCGCGCTGGCGTCGAAGGCCACCGGCTTCCCGATCGCCAAGATCGCCGCCAAGCTGGCCATCGGCTACACCCTCGACGAGATCACCAACGACATCACCGGCGTCACCCCGGCCTCGTTCGAGCCGTCGCTGGACTACGTGGTGGTGAAGATCCCGCGGTTCGCGTTCGAGAAGTTCCCCGGTGCCGACCCGCGGCTGACCACCACCATGAAGAGCGTCGGTGAGGTCATGGCCATGGGCCGCAACTTCACCGAGGCCCTGGGCAAGGCGATGCGGTCCACCGAGACCAGCGCTGCCGGGTTCTGGACCGACACCGCCGAGCCCGCCGACGCCGCCACGCTGGTGGAGAAGCTGCGCACCCCGGTCGACGGGCGGCTCTACACCGCCCAGCGGGCGCTCGCCGCCGGTGCGACGGTCGCCGAGGTGTCGGCGGCCAGCGGCTACGACGAGTGGTTCGTCGACCAGATCGCCCTGGTCAACGAGATCGGCGAGGAGCTCCGGGAGTCCCCGTCGCTCACCCCGGAGCTGCTGCGCCGAGCCAAGCGGCACGGCCTGTCCGACCGGCAGGTCGCCGCGCTGCGGCCCGAGCTCGCCGGTGAGGACGGCGTCCGGGTGCTGCGCTGGCGGCTGGGCATCCGGCCGGTCTACAAGACCGTCGACACCTGCGCCGCGGAGTTCGCCGCGAAGACGCCGTACCACTACTCGTCCTACGACGAGGAGACCGAGGTCGAGCCGCGCACCAAGGCGGCAGTGCTGATCCTGGGCTCCGGGCCCAACCGGATCGGGCAGGGCGTGGAGTTCGACTACTCCTGCGTGCACGCCGTGATGGCCCTGCAGGACGCCGGCTACGAGGCGGTGATGGTCAACTGCAACCCCGAGACCGTCTCCACCGACTACGACACCGCCGACCGCCTCTACTTCGAGCCGCTCACGTTCGAGGACGTGCTGGAGGTCGTCGAGGCCGAGCGCGCCGCCGGCCCGGTCGCCGGGGTCATCTGCACCCTCGGCGGGCAGACCCCGCTGGCCCTGGCGCAGCGGCTCAAGGACGCCGGCGTCCCGGTGCTGGGCACCTCGCCGGAGGCCATCGACGCCGCCGAGGACCGCGGGGAGTTCTCCCGGGTGCTGTCCGACACCGGGCTGCTCGCGCCCAAGCACGGCATGGCCACGACGTTCGCCCAGGCGCAGGACATCGCCGCCACCATCGGCTACCCGGTGCTGGTGCGCCCGTCCTACGTGCTCGGCGGGCGCGGCATGGAGATCGTCTACGACGACGCCACGCTGGAGTCCTACATCCGCAAGGCCACCGACGTCAGCACCGACCACCCGGTGCTGGTCGACCGGTTCCTCGAGGACGCCATCGAGATCGACGTCGACGCGCTCTACGACGGCACCGACCTGTACCTGGGCGGGGTCATGGAGCACATCGAGGAGGCCGGCATCCACTCCGGTGACTCGGCGTGCGCGCTGCCCCCGATCACCCTGGGCGGTGCGGACCTGCGCGGCATCCGGGCCGCCACCGAGGCGCTCGCCGCCCGGATCGGTGTGCGCGGGCTGATGAACGTGCAGTACGCGCTCAAGGACGACGTCCTGTACGTGCTGGAGGCCAACCCCCGCGCCAGCCGCACGGTGCCGTTCGTGTCCAAGGCGACCGCCGTGCAGCTGGCCAAGGCCGCGGCCCGGATCGCGGTGGGGGAGACGATCGCCTCGCTGCGCACCGCCGGGGTGCTGCCGGCCACCGGTGACGGCACCGACCTGCCCGTCGACGGGCCGATCTCGGTGAAGGAGGCCGTGCTGCCCTTCCACCGCTTCCGCACCGTCGAGGGCCAGGGCGTCGACACGATCCTCGGTCCGGAGATGAAGTCCACCGGTGAGGTGATGGGCATCGACGCGGAGTTCGGCACCGCGTTCGCCAAGTCCCAGGCCGCCGCCTACGGCGACCTGCCCACCTCCGGGACGGTGTTCGTCTCGCTGGCCAACCGCGACAAGCGGTCGGCGGTCTTCCCGGTCAAGCGGCTGGCCGACCTCGGCTTCCGCGTCCTGGCCACCGAGGGCACCGCCCAGGTGCTGCGCCG